One genomic region from Streptomyces sp. Li-HN-5-11 encodes:
- a CDS encoding SDR family oxidoreductase, with protein sequence MRVFVTGAGGHIASAVVPELIRAGHEVVGLVRSEASAAAVKALGAEVRHGDLGDPDGLSAAAADADAVVHLAFDHDALRAGNFADAVAADLAVVRTLGDALAGTGKTLIGVGLTPTGDAKRDAVIGANPRSTVARAIAGFTERGVRTVVVAIPPVTHSTRDRIGFVPTLIRIARDTGVSGYVGDGANRWPAGHVLDVGRLFRLALEKAPAGSQLYAATEEGVTVREIAEVIGRHLNVPAVSIPAEKAADHFRGFPFITLDITMSNADTRRLLDWEPVHPGLIADLEDGHYFTTR encoded by the coding sequence ATGCGTGTATTCGTCACCGGTGCCGGCGGCCACATCGCGTCGGCCGTGGTGCCCGAACTGATCCGGGCCGGACACGAGGTCGTCGGCCTGGTGCGGTCCGAGGCCTCGGCGGCCGCCGTCAAGGCCCTCGGCGCCGAGGTGCGCCACGGCGACCTCGGCGACCCGGACGGCCTGAGCGCGGCCGCCGCCGACGCGGACGCGGTCGTCCACCTCGCGTTCGACCATGACGCCCTGCGCGCCGGGAACTTCGCCGACGCGGTGGCCGCCGACCTGGCCGTAGTGCGGACACTCGGCGACGCGCTGGCCGGCACGGGCAAGACCCTCATCGGCGTCGGCCTGACGCCCACCGGCGACGCGAAGCGCGACGCGGTGATCGGCGCGAACCCCCGCTCCACCGTCGCGCGCGCGATCGCCGGCTTCACCGAACGCGGCGTGCGGACCGTGGTCGTCGCGATCCCGCCGGTCACACACAGCACCCGGGACAGGATCGGCTTCGTCCCCACGCTGATCAGGATCGCCCGCGACACGGGCGTGTCCGGCTACGTCGGCGACGGCGCCAACCGCTGGCCCGCCGGACACGTCCTGGACGTGGGCCGTCTCTTCCGCCTGGCGCTGGAGAAGGCGCCGGCCGGCTCGCAGTTGTACGCCGCGACCGAGGAAGGCGTCACGGTGCGCGAGATCGCCGAGGTCATCGGCCGCCACCTGAACGTCCCGGCCGTGAGCATCCCGGCCGAGAAGGCCGCGGACCACTTCAGGGGTTTCCCGTTCATCACGCTCGACATCACGATGTCCAACGCGGACACCAGGCGGTTGCTGGACTGGGAGCCGGTCCACCCCGGTCTGATCGCCGACCTCGAGGACGGTCACTACTTCACCACGCGCTGA
- a CDS encoding TetR/AcrR family transcriptional regulator — translation MARWEPNARERLVHAALDLFAEQGYDATTVNEIADRAGLTKTTFFRHFPDKREVLFAGQDTHIRLLAEAVAAAPGPVTPLEAVRAALEALTATFTDDRREFSARLRPVIAGHSELQERAALKRVRLAEAMAGALQERGIPEPAASLAAELGIRAFHQAFDQWAADPAGRRTLGELTRRTLDELLAAMATLDQGVPDDVRVRSGRGA, via the coding sequence ATGGCTCGATGGGAACCGAACGCGCGGGAACGCCTGGTGCACGCCGCACTCGACCTGTTCGCCGAGCAGGGCTACGACGCCACCACCGTCAACGAGATCGCCGATCGGGCCGGCCTGACCAAGACCACCTTCTTCCGGCACTTCCCCGACAAGCGGGAGGTGCTGTTCGCCGGCCAGGACACGCACATCCGGCTCCTCGCCGAGGCGGTCGCGGCGGCGCCCGGCCCGGTCACCCCGCTCGAAGCGGTCCGCGCGGCCCTCGAGGCCCTCACGGCCACCTTCACGGACGACCGCCGCGAGTTCAGCGCCAGACTCCGCCCGGTCATCGCAGGCCACAGTGAACTGCAGGAGCGCGCCGCCCTGAAACGCGTCAGACTCGCCGAAGCCATGGCAGGCGCCCTCCAGGAGCGCGGCATACCGGAACCGGCCGCGAGCCTCGCCGCCGAACTCGGCATCCGGGCCTTCCACCAGGCCTTCGACCAGTGGGCCGCCGATCCGGCCGGCCGGCGGACGCTCGGCGAACTCACGCGCCGCACACTCGACGAACTCCTCGCCGCGATGGCCACGCTCGACCAGGGCGTGCCCGACGACGTCCGGGTCCGCTCCGGTCGCGGCGCTTAG
- a CDS encoding helix-turn-helix domain-containing protein, translated as MNEPQEQQLRSLDARSLRGLAHPLRMKLLSALRRGGPATASQLAAKLGESSGATSYHLRQLAAHGFVEDVPEHGKGRERWWRAVHMGVRFDETLLADRDPEVRGAADLFLHEVANQHTADLATWLGTREDWSEAWNRGSDMSDWTLSLTPRLAVELIEKMHDLVESYRALAPEAGTPDTEQVRIHSHVLPTHTDREAT; from the coding sequence ATGAACGAGCCACAGGAGCAGCAGCTCCGCAGCCTCGACGCCCGCTCGCTGCGCGGACTCGCCCATCCACTGCGCATGAAGCTGCTCAGCGCCCTGCGGCGCGGCGGCCCCGCCACCGCGTCACAACTGGCCGCGAAGCTGGGCGAGTCCAGCGGCGCCACCAGCTACCACCTGCGTCAGCTCGCCGCGCACGGCTTCGTCGAGGACGTGCCGGAGCACGGCAAGGGGCGGGAGCGGTGGTGGCGGGCGGTCCACATGGGCGTGCGCTTCGACGAGACGCTGCTCGCGGACCGTGACCCCGAGGTGCGAGGGGCCGCCGACCTGTTCCTGCACGAGGTCGCGAACCAGCACACCGCGGACCTGGCGACCTGGCTCGGCACCCGCGAGGACTGGTCCGAGGCATGGAACCGCGGCTCGGACATGAGCGACTGGACGCTGAGTCTCACACCCCGGCTCGCCGTCGAACTGATCGAGAAGATGCACGACCTCGTGGAGAGCTACCGCGCACTGGCCCCCGAAGCGGGCACTCCGGACACCGAGCAGGTGCGCATCCACTCGCACGTCCTCCCCACCCACACGGACCGAGAGGCCACCTGA
- a CDS encoding RidA family protein gives MTERRAILSGSVFEEQIGYARAVVDGDWVHVSGTTGYDYATMTISDDVVEQAEQCLRNIGAALAEAGCAFADVVRVRYLLPEREDFEPCWPVLRRAFGEVRPAATMMVCGLADPRMRIEIEVYARRPSV, from the coding sequence ATGACGGAACGACGTGCGATTCTCAGCGGCTCGGTGTTCGAGGAGCAGATCGGTTATGCCCGGGCCGTGGTGGACGGGGACTGGGTGCACGTGTCGGGGACGACCGGGTACGACTACGCGACGATGACGATCTCCGATGACGTGGTGGAGCAGGCCGAGCAGTGTCTGCGCAACATCGGGGCGGCCCTGGCGGAGGCGGGGTGCGCCTTCGCGGATGTGGTGCGGGTGCGCTACCTGCTGCCCGAGCGGGAGGACTTCGAGCCGTGCTGGCCAGTGCTGCGGCGGGCGTTCGGCGAGGTACGGCCGGCGGCGACGATGATGGTGTGCGGGCTCGCCGATCCCCGGATGCGGATCGAGATCGAGGTGTACGCCCGCAGGCCGTCGGTCTGA
- a CDS encoding PAS domain-containing protein, giving the protein MSASRRSGTTDELGPDEPEPQRDGPQVPDGPDGSDLLAALLDGMDAALCAFDAHGVVTHWNREAERILGWSAAEAVGRHGFAGWAVRSADAEEVEGRLMAAMHAPGRQVHEFALLTKDGGRVLVRTQSAAVRGPDGKPAGLYCAFSEVHAQIDLERSIALSEALFQDASWGVVLVDADLRPAVVNAHAARALGAGRTAALGRPLGELLSQGVEELESALTHVLAEGAPPAPAEIWVSVRTPDGERRRCWRSGFVRLASPLAEEPVPLGVAWLFVDVTEAKQGEQEASLLRFRTNQLHRAARAAAECEDPAEAATVHLDFALAGFADHALVDRVAGGAAPPDGDTTTPVRLVRVAATPSGGSGPSLLTGHSGLPVRYAEGHPALQCVDRIGSVRASVGSVPAEQAREWALARQWPADVVHALCAVLRSRGRTLGVVTFLRGSGRSPFERPDTVYAEDVAVRIAAALDLATPTGPGQT; this is encoded by the coding sequence GTGAGTGCTTCCCGGCGTAGTGGGACCACCGACGAACTCGGGCCGGACGAGCCCGAGCCGCAGCGGGACGGTCCGCAGGTCCCGGACGGCCCGGACGGCTCCGATCTGCTCGCGGCCCTGCTCGACGGCATGGACGCCGCCCTGTGTGCCTTCGACGCGCACGGCGTCGTCACCCACTGGAACCGCGAGGCCGAGCGCATCCTCGGCTGGAGCGCCGCCGAGGCGGTCGGACGGCACGGGTTCGCCGGCTGGGCCGTGCGCAGCGCCGACGCCGAAGAGGTCGAGGGCCGGCTGATGGCCGCCATGCACGCGCCGGGACGGCAGGTCCACGAGTTCGCGCTCCTGACCAAGGACGGCGGACGCGTCCTCGTACGGACCCAGTCCGCCGCCGTGCGCGGGCCCGACGGCAAGCCCGCCGGCCTGTACTGCGCCTTCAGCGAGGTGCACGCGCAGATCGACCTGGAGCGGTCCATCGCGCTCAGCGAGGCCCTCTTCCAGGACGCCTCCTGGGGTGTCGTCCTCGTCGACGCCGACCTCAGGCCCGCCGTCGTCAACGCCCATGCCGCCCGCGCCCTCGGCGCCGGACGTACCGCCGCCCTCGGCCGGCCCCTCGGCGAACTGCTCTCCCAGGGCGTGGAGGAACTCGAGAGCGCCCTCACCCACGTCCTCGCGGAAGGCGCGCCGCCCGCACCCGCCGAGATCTGGGTGAGCGTGCGCACCCCGGACGGCGAGCGGCGGCGCTGCTGGCGCAGCGGCTTCGTCCGCCTCGCCTCACCGCTCGCCGAGGAACCCGTGCCGCTCGGCGTCGCCTGGCTCTTCGTCGACGTCACCGAGGCCAAGCAGGGCGAACAGGAAGCCTCGCTGCTGCGCTTCCGCACCAACCAGTTGCACCGGGCCGCCCGCGCCGCCGCCGAGTGCGAGGACCCGGCCGAGGCCGCCACCGTCCACCTCGACTTCGCGCTCGCCGGCTTCGCCGACCACGCCCTCGTCGACCGCGTGGCGGGCGGCGCCGCCCCACCGGACGGCGACACCACCACCCCGGTACGGCTCGTACGGGTGGCCGCCACCCCCTCCGGCGGTTCCGGCCCCAGCCTGCTCACCGGCCACTCCGGACTGCCCGTCCGCTACGCCGAGGGCCACCCCGCCCTGCAGTGCGTCGACCGGATCGGCTCCGTACGGGCCTCCGTCGGCAGCGTCCCGGCCGAACAGGCCCGTGAGTGGGCCCTGGCCCGGCAGTGGCCGGCGGACGTCGTGCACGCCCTGTGCGCGGTGCTGCGCAGCCGGGGCCGCACCCTGGGCGTCGTGACGTTCCTGCGCGGCTCCGGCCGCAGCCCCTTCGAACGCCCCGACACCGTCTACGCCGAGGACGTCGCCGTACGGATCGCCGCGGCCCTGGACCTGGCCACCCCGACGGGGCCCGGGCAGACCTGA
- a CDS encoding SIS domain-containing protein gives MSERTTAGQFFDAAIGLLQRVRDEESRPIAAAGTLLADTVAAGGRLFAFGVGHSSLAAQDLVYRAGGLALMNLLAVPGTVGVDVMPATLGSALERVDGLATVVLDNSPVRAGDALVIVSLSGRNALPVEMAMAARARDVGVIGVTSVAYSAHTASRHASGTYLKDHCDIVLDSKIAVGDAELALDTVPAPFAPASTVVATALLQAVMATAAGVLADRGIEPPLLRSGNVDGGHAWNARIFEQYADRIFYWH, from the coding sequence ATGAGCGAGCGCACGACGGCCGGCCAGTTCTTCGACGCCGCCATCGGCCTGCTCCAGAGGGTCCGCGACGAGGAGAGCCGGCCGATCGCCGCCGCCGGCACGCTCCTCGCCGACACCGTGGCCGCGGGCGGCCGCCTCTTCGCCTTCGGCGTCGGGCACTCCTCGCTCGCCGCCCAGGACCTCGTCTACCGCGCGGGCGGCCTCGCCCTGATGAACCTGCTCGCCGTCCCCGGCACCGTCGGCGTCGACGTCATGCCCGCCACCCTCGGTTCCGCCCTGGAACGCGTCGACGGCCTCGCCACCGTCGTCCTGGACAACTCCCCGGTCCGCGCCGGCGACGCCCTGGTGATCGTCTCCCTGTCCGGCCGCAACGCCCTCCCCGTCGAGATGGCCATGGCCGCCCGCGCCCGTGACGTCGGGGTCATCGGCGTCACCTCCGTCGCCTACAGCGCGCACACCGCCTCCCGGCACGCCTCGGGGACGTACCTGAAGGACCACTGCGACATCGTCCTCGACTCCAAGATCGCCGTCGGCGACGCGGAACTCGCCCTCGACACCGTCCCGGCCCCCTTCGCCCCCGCCTCCACGGTCGTCGCCACCGCGCTCCTCCAGGCCGTCATGGCCACCGCCGCCGGCGTCCTCGCCGACCGCGGCATCGAACCCCCGCTGCTGCGCTCCGGCAACGTCGACGGCGGCCACGCGTGGAACGCCCGGATCTTCGAGCAGTACGCGGACCGGATCTTCTACTGGCACTGA
- the pdxH gene encoding pyridoxamine 5'-phosphate oxidase: MRQDGRVTDREAGETAPFDLAAMRMHYREEGLAEADLADTPVAQFARWFQQAATEARLFEPNAMVVSTADAEGRPSSRTVLLKGFDEHGFVFYTNYGSRKARDLARNPYVSLLFPWHPMARQVIVQGVARRTGRDETAAYFRTRPHGSQLGAWASAQSSVIATRAEIDASYDELAARYPEAEKVPVPPHWGGFRVAPRSVEFWQGRENRLHDRLRYVAEPDGSWRVERLSP, encoded by the coding sequence ATGCGGCAAGATGGCCGAGTGACCGACCGAGAAGCCGGCGAAACCGCGCCCTTCGACCTCGCCGCCATGCGCATGCACTACCGGGAGGAGGGCCTCGCCGAGGCCGACCTCGCCGACACGCCGGTGGCCCAGTTCGCCCGCTGGTTCCAGCAGGCCGCGACCGAGGCCCGGCTGTTCGAGCCCAACGCCATGGTCGTCTCCACCGCCGACGCCGAGGGCCGGCCCAGCTCCCGCACGGTCCTGCTCAAGGGATTCGACGAACACGGCTTCGTCTTCTACACCAACTACGGCTCCCGCAAGGCCCGCGACCTCGCGCGGAACCCGTACGTCTCCCTGCTCTTCCCCTGGCACCCCATGGCCCGCCAGGTCATCGTCCAGGGCGTCGCCCGCCGCACCGGCCGCGACGAGACCGCCGCCTACTTCCGCACCCGCCCGCACGGCTCCCAGCTCGGCGCCTGGGCCAGCGCCCAGTCCTCCGTGATCGCCACACGCGCGGAGATCGACGCCTCCTACGACGAACTCGCCGCCCGCTACCCCGAAGCCGAAAAGGTCCCCGTCCCGCCGCACTGGGGCGGCTTCCGCGTCGCCCCGCGGAGCGTAGAGTTCTGGCAGGGCCGCGAGAACCGCCTGCACGACCGCCTGCGTTACGTCGCCGAGCCGGACGGCAGCTGGCGCGTGGAGCGGCTGAGCCCCTGA
- a CDS encoding citrate synthase 2 has protein sequence MSDFVPGLEGVVAFETEIAEPDKEGGALRYRGVDIEDLVGQVSFGNVWGLLVDGAFNPGLPPAEPFPIPVHSGDIRVDVQSALAMLAPVWGLKPLLDIDAEQARADLARAAVMALSYVAQSARGQGLPMVPQREIDKAHSITERFMIRWRGEPDPKHVAAVDAYWTSAAEHGMNASTFTARVIASTGADVAAALSGAVGAMSGPLHGGAPSRVLGMIEEIERTGDAEGYVKRALDRGERLMGFGHRVYRAEDPRARVLRRTARELGAPRFEVAEALEKAALEELHNRRPDRVLATNVEFWAAIMLDFAEVPAHMFTSMFTCARTAGWSAHILEQKRTGRLVRPSARYVGPGPRDPREVEGYAGIAH, from the coding sequence ATGTCCGACTTCGTACCCGGACTCGAGGGAGTCGTCGCGTTCGAGACGGAGATCGCCGAACCGGACAAGGAGGGCGGCGCCCTGCGGTACCGGGGCGTCGACATCGAGGACCTGGTCGGTCAGGTGTCCTTCGGCAACGTGTGGGGGCTGCTGGTCGACGGCGCCTTCAACCCGGGGCTGCCGCCCGCCGAGCCGTTCCCGATCCCCGTGCACTCGGGCGACATCCGGGTGGACGTGCAGTCGGCGCTGGCGATGCTCGCCCCGGTGTGGGGCCTGAAACCGCTGCTCGACATCGACGCCGAGCAGGCCCGCGCGGACCTGGCCCGGGCCGCCGTCATGGCGCTGTCGTACGTCGCCCAGTCGGCGCGCGGACAGGGCCTGCCCATGGTGCCGCAGCGGGAGATCGACAAGGCGCACTCCATCACCGAGCGCTTCATGATCCGCTGGCGGGGCGAGCCGGACCCCAAGCACGTGGCGGCCGTCGACGCCTACTGGACGTCCGCCGCCGAGCACGGCATGAACGCCTCCACCTTCACGGCCCGCGTCATCGCCTCCACCGGCGCGGACGTGGCGGCCGCCCTGTCGGGTGCGGTGGGCGCGATGTCCGGCCCGCTGCACGGCGGCGCCCCCTCGCGGGTCCTCGGCATGATCGAGGAGATCGAGCGGACCGGGGACGCCGAGGGGTATGTGAAGCGGGCCCTGGACCGCGGTGAGCGGCTCATGGGCTTCGGCCACCGGGTGTACCGGGCGGAGGACCCGCGCGCGCGGGTGCTGCGCCGCACCGCCCGGGAGCTGGGCGCGCCGCGGTTCGAGGTCGCCGAGGCGCTGGAGAAGGCGGCCCTGGAGGAGCTGCACAACCGCCGCCCGGACCGGGTGCTGGCCACGAACGTGGAGTTCTGGGCGGCGATCATGCTGGACTTCGCCGAGGTGCCGGCGCACATGTTCACGTCGATGTTCACCTGCGCCCGTACGGCGGGCTGGTCGGCGCACATCCTGGAGCAGAAGCGCACCGGCCGTCTGGTCCGTCCGTCCGCCCGCTACGTCGGCCCGGGCCCGCGGGACCCGCGCGAGGTCGAGGGCTACGCCGGCATCGCGCACTGA
- a CDS encoding TetR/AcrR family transcriptional regulator, protein MGGVTTQVRADRGERGDRAPKQDRSRATRQRLLQAAVACLAEHGWAGSTVSVVAERAGVSRGAAQHHFPTREDLFTAAVEYVAEERSTALRALFPQGAAGDRRAVVAALVDLYTGPLFRAALHLWVAASDEDQLRPRVTELEARVGRETHRIAVELLGADESRPGVRETVQGFLDMARGLGLANLLTDDTARRERVVAQWAHLLDGALG, encoded by the coding sequence ATGGGCGGTGTGACCACACAGGTCCGCGCGGACCGCGGCGAACGCGGGGACCGCGCCCCCAAGCAGGACCGCAGCCGGGCCACCCGGCAGCGGCTCCTGCAGGCCGCCGTGGCCTGCCTCGCCGAACACGGCTGGGCCGGCTCCACCGTGTCCGTCGTCGCCGAACGCGCCGGCGTCTCCCGCGGCGCCGCCCAGCACCACTTCCCCACCCGCGAGGACCTCTTCACGGCCGCCGTCGAGTACGTCGCCGAGGAACGCTCCACCGCCCTGCGCGCCCTGTTCCCGCAGGGCGCCGCGGGCGACCGCCGGGCCGTCGTCGCGGCGCTCGTCGACCTCTACACGGGCCCCCTCTTCCGCGCCGCCCTCCACCTGTGGGTCGCCGCCTCCGACGAGGACCAGCTGCGCCCCCGGGTGACCGAGCTGGAGGCCCGGGTGGGCCGCGAGACGCACCGCATAGCCGTGGAGCTGCTGGGTGCGGACGAGTCCCGCCCCGGCGTGCGCGAGACCGTCCAGGGCTTCCTCGACATGGCCCGGGGCCTGGGCCTGGCCAACCTCCTCACCGACGACACCGCCCGCCGCGAACGCGTGGTCGCCCAGTGGGCGCACCTGCTGGACGGCGCGCTGGGCTGA
- a CDS encoding enoyl-CoA hydratase family protein — MTLIARTRARAVETLSLDSPHNRNALSAALAGELAAALDGCARDGDVRAVVLTHTGTTFCAGADLRDPPDPDALVALLRQIVELRKPVLARVTGHVRAGGLGLLAACDIAAASSTSTFAFTEVRIGVAPAVVSLPLLPRTDPRALARYYLTGERFDAAEAVRTGLLTTAGDDVDAVLEPVLDGLRRASPQALAETKRLLTARVLEAFDRDAGDLTALSARLFSSPQAREGMTAFLERRDPEWAV; from the coding sequence GTGACGTTGATCGCACGCACACGCGCGCGTGCCGTGGAGACACTCAGCCTCGACTCGCCGCACAACCGCAACGCCCTGTCGGCGGCGCTCGCCGGCGAGCTGGCCGCCGCGCTGGACGGCTGCGCCAGGGACGGCGACGTACGCGCCGTCGTCCTCACCCACACCGGCACCACCTTCTGCGCGGGCGCCGACCTGCGCGACCCGCCCGACCCGGACGCCCTGGTCGCACTGCTGCGGCAGATCGTCGAACTGCGCAAACCGGTCCTCGCCCGGGTCACCGGGCACGTCCGCGCGGGCGGCCTCGGCCTGCTGGCGGCCTGCGACATCGCCGCCGCGTCGAGCACGTCCACGTTCGCGTTCACGGAGGTGCGGATCGGGGTCGCCCCCGCGGTCGTCTCCCTGCCCCTCCTGCCCCGTACCGACCCGCGCGCCCTGGCCCGCTACTACCTCACCGGGGAACGCTTCGACGCGGCCGAGGCGGTGCGGACCGGCCTGCTCACCACGGCCGGGGACGACGTGGACGCCGTACTGGAACCCGTCCTGGACGGTCTGCGCCGTGCCTCACCCCAGGCCCTGGCCGAGACGAAGCGGCTGCTCACGGCTAGGGTGCTGGAAGCATTCGACCGGGACGCGGGCGACCTGACCGCGCTCTCGGCACGGCTGTTCTCCTCGCCGCAGGCGCGCGAGGGCATGACGGCCTTCCTGGAACGACGGGATCCGGAATGGGCGGTGTGA
- a CDS encoding 4-coumarate--CoA ligase family protein gives MFRSEYADVPPVELPIHEAVLGRAAEFGDAPALIDGTDGTTLTYEQVDRFHRRVAAALAEAGVRKGDVLALHSPNTVAFPIAFYAATRAGATVTTVHPLATPEEFAKQLRDSAARWIVTVSPLLETARKAADQAGGVEEIFVCDSAPGHRSLIDMLASAAPEPAVGIDPVRDVAALPYSSGTTGIPKGVMLTHRQIATNLAQLEPLVSAGRADRILAVLPFFHIYGLTALMNAPLSRGATVVVLPRFDLETFLAAIEKHRITGLYVAPPIVLALAKHPAVEQYDLSSLKYVISAAAPLDAELALACAGRLGLPSVGQGYGMTELSPCTHVVPLDAMREAPPGTVGKLVAGTEMRIVSLTGPGEDLGTGKAGEILVRGPQVMKGYLGRPDATAAMIDTDGWLHTGDVGYVDGDGWLYVVDRVKELIKYKGFQVAPAELEALLLTHPGIADAAVTGLCNADGNEVPHAYVVRRPGAGDLSEGEVMMYVAERVAPYKRVRQVTFIDTVPRAASGKILRRQLRDLGEKQQREPREQP, from the coding sequence GTGTTCCGCAGCGAGTACGCAGACGTGCCGCCCGTCGAACTCCCCATCCACGAAGCGGTGCTGGGCCGGGCCGCCGAGTTCGGTGACGCGCCCGCCCTGATCGACGGCACCGACGGCACCACCCTCACGTACGAGCAGGTGGACCGCTTCCACCGGCGGGTCGCCGCCGCGCTCGCCGAGGCCGGGGTGCGCAAGGGCGACGTCCTCGCCCTGCACAGCCCGAACACCGTCGCCTTCCCGATCGCGTTCTACGCCGCCACCCGCGCGGGCGCCACGGTCACCACCGTGCACCCCCTCGCCACGCCCGAGGAGTTCGCCAAGCAGCTGCGCGACTCGGCGGCCCGCTGGATCGTCACCGTCTCCCCGCTGCTGGAGACGGCGCGCAAGGCCGCCGACCAGGCGGGCGGCGTCGAGGAGATTTTCGTCTGCGACAGCGCCCCCGGGCACCGCTCGCTCATCGACATGCTCGCCTCGGCCGCACCGGAACCGGCGGTCGGCATCGACCCGGTCCGGGACGTGGCCGCCCTGCCGTACTCCTCCGGCACCACCGGCATCCCCAAGGGCGTGATGCTCACCCACCGCCAGATCGCCACGAACCTCGCCCAGCTCGAACCGCTGGTCTCGGCGGGCCGCGCCGACCGGATCCTCGCCGTGCTGCCCTTCTTCCACATCTACGGCCTCACGGCCCTGATGAACGCGCCCCTGAGCAGAGGCGCCACCGTGGTCGTCCTGCCCCGCTTCGACCTGGAGACCTTCCTCGCGGCGATCGAGAAGCACCGGATCACCGGCCTGTACGTGGCCCCGCCGATCGTGCTCGCCCTCGCCAAGCACCCGGCCGTCGAGCAGTACGACCTGTCGTCGCTGAAGTACGTCATCAGCGCGGCCGCGCCCCTGGACGCCGAACTGGCCCTCGCCTGCGCCGGACGCCTCGGCCTGCCGTCCGTCGGCCAGGGCTACGGCATGACCGAACTGTCGCCCTGCACGCACGTGGTGCCCCTGGACGCCATGCGCGAGGCGCCCCCGGGCACGGTGGGCAAGCTCGTCGCCGGCACCGAGATGCGGATCGTCTCCCTGACCGGCCCCGGGGAGGACCTCGGTACCGGGAAGGCCGGGGAGATCCTCGTCCGCGGCCCCCAGGTGATGAAGGGCTACCTGGGCCGGCCCGACGCCACCGCCGCGATGATCGACACCGACGGCTGGCTGCACACCGGCGACGTCGGGTACGTGGACGGCGACGGCTGGCTGTACGTCGTCGACCGGGTCAAGGAGCTCATCAAGTACAAGGGCTTCCAGGTGGCGCCCGCCGAGCTGGAGGCCCTGCTCCTCACCCACCCGGGCATCGCCGACGCGGCCGTCACCGGCCTCTGCAACGCCGACGGCAACGAGGTGCCGCACGCCTACGTGGTCCGCCGGCCGGGCGCCGGTGACCTCTCCGAAGGAGAGGTCATGATGTACGTCGCCGAACGCGTCGCCCCCTACAAGCGGGTCCGGCAGGTCACCTTCATCGACACGGTGCCACGCGCCGCCTCCGGGAAGATCCTGCGACGGCAGCTGAGGGACCTCGGAGAGAAGCAGCAGCGGGAACCCAGGGAGCAGCCGTGA
- a CDS encoding acyl-CoA dehydrogenase family protein has protein sequence MSATLETEEHEALRAAVAALGRRYGRAYLTRVVAEGAFPAELWQEAAKLGYLGVNLPEEYGGGGGGIAELSIVLEELGAAGCPLLMLVVSPAICGTVIARFGTDGQKRAWLPGIADGTRTMAFGITEPDAGSNSHRITTTARRDGADWLLTGRKVFISGVDIADAVLIVGRTEDARTGRLKPCLFIVPPDADGFQRRPIDMELHAAEKQFELVLDDVRLPADALVGDEDAGLLQLFAGLNPERVMTAAFAIGMGRYALSRAVGYARERTVWNAPIGAHQAVAHPLAQAHIDLELARLMTQKAARLYDAGDDAGAGEAANMAKYAAGEACVKAVDQAVHTLGGNGLTREFGLASLITAARVARIAPVSREMILNYVSHQTLGLPKSY, from the coding sequence GTGAGCGCCACACTCGAAACCGAGGAACACGAGGCCCTGCGCGCCGCCGTCGCCGCGCTCGGCAGGCGCTACGGGCGCGCGTACCTCACCCGGGTCGTCGCCGAGGGCGCCTTCCCGGCCGAACTGTGGCAGGAGGCCGCGAAACTCGGCTACCTCGGGGTCAACCTCCCCGAGGAGTACGGCGGGGGAGGCGGCGGCATCGCCGAACTCTCCATCGTCCTGGAGGAACTGGGCGCGGCAGGCTGCCCCCTCCTCATGCTCGTCGTCTCACCCGCCATCTGCGGCACGGTCATCGCCCGTTTCGGCACCGACGGGCAGAAACGCGCCTGGCTCCCCGGCATCGCCGACGGCACCCGCACCATGGCCTTCGGCATCACCGAGCCCGACGCCGGCTCCAACTCCCACCGCATCACCACCACCGCCCGCCGCGACGGCGCCGACTGGCTGCTCACCGGCCGCAAGGTGTTCATCTCCGGCGTCGACATCGCCGACGCCGTGCTGATCGTCGGCCGTACCGAGGACGCCCGCACGGGGCGCCTCAAGCCGTGCCTGTTCATCGTCCCGCCGGACGCCGACGGCTTCCAGCGGCGGCCGATCGACATGGAACTGCACGCGGCCGAGAAGCAGTTCGAGCTGGTCCTGGACGACGTACGGCTGCCCGCGGACGCGCTCGTCGGCGACGAGGACGCGGGCCTGCTGCAGCTGTTCGCCGGGCTCAACCCCGAGCGCGTCATGACGGCCGCCTTCGCGATCGGCATGGGCCGTTACGCGCTGTCCCGGGCCGTCGGGTACGCCCGCGAGCGCACCGTCTGGAACGCCCCCATCGGCGCCCACCAGGCCGTCGCCCACCCGCTCGCCCAGGCGCACATCGACCTCGAACTCGCCCGCCTGATGACGCAGAAGGCGGCCCGCCTCTACGACGCCGGCGACGACGCGGGCGCGGGAGAGGCCGCCAACATGGCCAAGTACGCGGCCGGGGAGGCCTGTGTGAAGGCCGTCGACCAGGCCGTGCACACCCTCGGCGGCAACGGCCTCACCCGCGAGTTCGGGCTCGCCTCGCTGATAACCGCCGCACGCGTGGCTCGTATTGCTCCGGTGAGCCGGGAGATGATTCTCAACTACGTCTCCCACCAGACATTGGGCCTGCCCAAGTCGTACTAG